The Rufibacter sp. DG15C region TTGTTTTCGCCGTACTTGGGTTCTTGGCCCATGAGTGAGTCCCGGTTGTAGCGTCCGTCCAGCAACAGTACTTTGACCTGCTTGCCGACGGGGCCATAGGTATGGGAGCTGTACACACCTTTGTGCTTCCTGTTGGGGCTTTTGGCGGGCTCATCTAGAAAGTCCCAGAAAAGGCGGGCGCTCTGGACTTTGAATGGATATTCCTTGCCTGCGTTGTTTCGGCCGTAATCATGGTCATCCCAAACGCCTATGACGGGTATCTGCTGGTAAAGATTCTGGTAATCTGGGTGCTGCTTCTGTTGGTTGTATTTAGCCTTGAGGACGCGCATGTCCTCTGTGTCGCCGTAGATGTTGTCGCCTAGCCAAATCCAGAGCTGGGGGTTGTTCTTGAGAATCTCTGTCCAGAGTGGTTGGTCTCTTTCAGTGGAGTTGCAGGAACCCAAGGCCAAAGTCACCAGCGGTGTCTGGGCATTGGCAGGCGCTAGCGTATGGGTTTGTCTGTCTGTGTCTATGGTGGTGCAGGAAAATGCCAAGAACAGGAGAAGCCAGATGACTCTGGACAAGGGCCGCTTCATGTACGTCATAGGCAGGCGTACGCGAAGCAAGGTAAAAGTGATGCGTCTTCTAGATAAGGCAGAAAAAGAAGCCGGCGCGTATCACCAGGCTTCTTATCAGGATAGCTACTCTTCAGTGGAGGCACGGCCAATGTACAGAGAGACTCCAAGGCTAAGGCCCTCCAGCCCTAACTTTGAGGTGAAGCCTTTGGTGGTGTAGGTTGACTTTGGCGCATGGACAGATTCAGACTTAGTGTTCTGGTAACCAATCTCCCCAAAGGTGCACTCGATCCCCACTTTAGAGCTAGGAAAGAAGACCAGCCCCGGCGTCACATACACATGCAGCCCATTCAAATCTGTCTCTGCTGGAGAAGCGTCAGTTGTTCTATACTTTATGGAACCCGTAGTATAACTGGCAGTGGCTTGCCCAAAGAAGGCTACCTTAGTACCCATTGGAAGATAATACCGCGTGAACGGCGCTAAAGAAAAGGAATGGGTTATCTTTTCAGTAGTGGTGGGTGAGTTACTATTATAATAATAGAGCTGATTTGAAAACTCATTTTTATAACCATAAGAAACCCCTACGCCTAATGCCCATTGAGGCTTGACAAAAAATCCCACCTTGGGTGAGAAAGTAAAAGTAGTCGTCTCGGGGTAGAATGCTTGGGACGAGCCGTTAGACATATCTGTCTCTATAGAAGAGTAGTGGAGGGAGCCAGAAATAAACTTGTTGCCCAAGTTCTGGGTGAAGGCCACTAATGAAAGGCAACTTAAAAACGCTAGCAGGAATATTCTTTTCATTTGCAGTAGTTCAACTTTGAAGAGCGATGAGAGGCAGGCTGGCGTACTCCTACTCTACAGGTGCGGCTTGATTTCTAGCTAAGTAAAAGGAGATGCCAATTTTTAAGGCAGATGGGTTCAGGTTGACAGTGAAGTTTTTGCCCTCATGATCTTTGGCCTGCTGGTACCTCATCTCACCCAAGCTCATTTCCAGGCCCAGCCATGGTAGCGGCAGGTAGGTGAGGTTAGGGCTCACGCTGGAGGAATAGAAAGAATTGTCAAGCTGGGCGGCGGAATAGAAGCCGGGCACCTCCATTTCTATGTTAGTGGTAGAATAGACTGCATTCAGTTGCCCAAACAAGAAGAAGTTTTGAGTGATGGGAAAGTAGTATCTGGTAAAAGCGCCTAGTTCCCAGGTAGTAGACTTTAAGTTTCTTGCATAAAACTGTGGAGGAGAGTTAGAAGGGGGCGCTGGAGAAGGATAATCTGTGCTGGTCTGTACTATGCTCACCAATGGACCTACCGCCCATCTGTCATGGAGAAAGTATCCTACTGTTGGTTGCACGGTAAAGTATTTGTTTTCTAGCTTATCTAATCCCTGCTGATTTTCTGCGGGCTGGGAGGTGTAGTTTACCATGCCCCCCACCAACACAGAGCCTTTAAAGCCTTGGCTATAGCAGAAGAGCGGTGAGAAAAGAAACGTGAAAATGAGAAGGGAGAGTATTTTTTTCATGTAAGAAAGGTGCCTGTCAAGTGAAGAGATCAGAAGTAAGAAAATAGAGGTAAGTATTACTTCCCAAGCAAGAGGGTAGCACCCACTTGCAGGCTTGAGAATCCTAAACTAGCCGTGAGTTTATCTGCAAGGCCTTCCCCGTAGTTGTAATATCCTATTTCGCCTAGACTCACCTCCAGACCTAGTTTGGAGATTGGGAAGAAGATGATGCCCGGCTTGAGGTTGGCAAATACCAGAGGACGATCATTGGTTGAATAAGAATTCCCCAAACCCTCTTTTTTTCCTTGCGTGACCATTGAAAAAGTCCTGAAGGACTCCTGGTTCCTATTTCCTATTCCAGAGCCGGCGTGCGCAAACAAGAAGATGTTTTCTTTCAAAGGCAGGTAATACCTCATAAACGGGCCCACGCTCCAACTGGTAGCCTTCAACTCTATTTCATCTATTTGCATAGAAGGGTCTTGAGAGCTATACGAGCTATTGGACTGTCTTTCCTCTAAGTGAGTGTCCTGTTGGTAATTTCCTTGCAGTCCCACCACTACGCGGTCGCTTAAGAAGAAGCCAAGGCTAGGCTGCGCCTGAAACTTGGAACTAGTTACCTCCTGTGCGAAAATGCCTACCGTATTTGAAGAGGAGTTAGAACTGTTGAAGTGAATGGTACCACCTACCTGCAGTTTATGCCGAAGTGATTGAGCCGGACTATAAATGCTTATAGAGACAAATAGAATCAGCCATAGAGCCTGTTTCATAGTGAGAGTTTCTTTGAAACGAAGATAGGGCCTTGTCTTTTAATAAGATTGAAAATTTAAGTTTTAATATATTCAAGAAGCAGATTTCTTGCTAAGTCATAAGTTCTATTAGGCGGCTAGAAACAGGCGTGCAAAAAAGAAGGACTGGCTTGGGGCCAGTCCTTTCGGGGGTAAGTGTGGTTTGCACCGGATATATATACATCCCTATGATAGGGTACACAGCCGCTTCTAGTTGGTTCTTGTATTCATGATTCTAAACGCTTCTTCTCTAGAAATCTCTCTATCTGCCAGTAAAAGGTTGTTGCTGGCTACTATCAATAATTGAAACTTCTTCTTAATGTCATGGTAATAGATGAGCATAGTCAAATCTTCGTAACATCTTGAGAAGATTTTTCTAGCCTTTGTCTTTAAATTAAATAATTCTAAGCGTATTCTTCTTAATCTCTCCATCATAAGCTCATAAGGCATCATATTTCCAAGATGTCTTACATGGTATTTATACTAAGAACCACCACCCATAGTTACGGTAATAATAAAAGAATGAAATTGCATTATTTAAACGTAGTAGAAAGTGTATATAGTCTTCTGTCGTTTAACAGGGCGTTTCTAGAGCAAAGAGTAATGTTCTGTTGGCAAGAAAGCGTGCCCCTAAAGCTCATAAAACCGCCTTATGCTGACTCACCAGACTATTATCTTCCTTGCGTTTTGCCCGTATAAAACGTCTGTGAACCTTATTTAAAGAGAGTTATATGAAAACTTTGTACAAAGATGTGATGAAGGGCTTAGCAACTTTGCTCTTGACGTTAGTGGTGGGACAGGCAGCCCAAGCACAGACGCTTACCGTGACAGACCTTGTTAACTTGCAGTCTAAGCCTTTAGAAGAAGTAAAAGGCACCTTAGAGAAAAAAGGCTGGATCTATGACGGCAACTGCGGAAGCGGTGATGTAAAACGCTATTGCTTTAACGCCGCAGACAAAGGCGAAGGATTGGCGGCCATTGTCTACCTAGAGGTAGACCCAGCCGGACAGCAAGCTATTGAATACAGCGTCTTCCGCCCGGGCCTAATTGCCAACATCCAGAAGAGCATTAAAGCGGCCGCCCTTAAGCTCACGCGCCAAGAAAAGCTGTTGGCCTCAGACGTGAAGCAGACCATTTACAAGAAGGGTGAATACACGGTAATCTCTAGAGGAAGCAACCAGCAAAAATACCTGAGCCTGAAAGTGCAGAAGGGAGATGCCGGTACCGCCGTGAACATGCAGGCATCCAAATAAAAGCCATACTTAGTATAAAAGCCTCTTCTGTCTTAAGGATAGAAGAGGCTTTTTTGTGCGCTAAAAATAAGGCAGTGCCTCTGTCTGCCACGCATTCTTGAGAAGGAAATGCGCCTGTGACTTGAAATAGATGGGAAAGTAAAAGTCCCAGAAGCAGCGCAAAACAGCGTGTAGCTTCTGGGACTTCATTTTTAGTTCTCAGAGAACGTGTATCCGCAGAAATTATAGATCTCTGCCAGCGGGGCCACGGGTGGCAACGTCTGCTGCAACACCAACGGCGGATTGTCTCCTGCCACAAAACCCCACTTATTCCGGTTGCAGTATTGCAACTCCATCGGTAATTTAAGCTTTCGGTGTTTCATAAAAAGGTCCTCCGTATTAGTTAGACGGAAATTCCATAGTGCTACCCCTACGCAGCATCCTATTTTTTCCTTACTTGCACACTCACGCCTGTCCGGTGTTCTACAAAGCAGTACAAAACCGGCAAAACGCGCCTTTCAAAACTCAAATGAATACTAAATTTGGACGGATCCTTGCGCTGGTCCTTTTACTGGTAGTAACCGGACAATACGCCTTCACCCATGACTACATGGCCGCCGCCGCATGGGGCAGTTTGTGGATGGCGGTACTGCTCTCAGAAAAGAAGCTTCCAGGAGAGCAACGTACCGTTAAAACGCCCAGACAGTATGCCATGCTTGGTTTTATTGTACTGGCATTGGGCCTTTTTGGTTTCCAGCTTTACCAGGACCTTACAGATCATGGCAAGAGCCGTTTGCGTACTTCTACGCCTGTACAAGAATAATCCCTGTCGTTTTTGGCCTGATTTTCAGGAAATAAGGTAAAACTAGATGTGTTTGGTAAGCTCCCTGATGCGGTTCCGGAGCTGGTCTAAATGCGTCTGCTCCTGTTGGTGTTTCTCAATTTCTTCCAATTGGTGCAATAGGTTCTGCATCTCTGTCAAGTAAGCGGCCCGGTCTTTCTTGAGGTGGGCTTCTGGGTGTGCCTCTCCCTCGCCTTTAAAGACGTTGCCCTCGCCGTAGATCACCCAGCGGGAGTTGACGTCTGGCAGTTGCTTAAGAAAAGCCAGCAGGTCATCCATGCAATATTCCTCTCCCTGCACAATGCACCCCACCATGGCCGGGGGCGTCTGCGTGAGCACGCTCAACTGGTAGACATCCAATTCCTTAATGCGCATATAAAAATTAAGGCGGGCACTTATCTGCTGTAAATTTATAGCCATGGCGGTTTACCGGTTAAATTGGAAGAAGGAACGGCCCAAGGCAATATGGCTGCCAAGCCGTTCCTTCTGTGTACATACGCAAATGGCCTGTTCTATGTTGAAGTAGCTATATTCTGAGGATTGGATGGCTACCCTGTGGTTAAGAGTATTAAAGATAATAGAGAATCGTTTTCGGCCTGATTTCTGGGAAACAGGCCAAAAACAGCGCCGCTGGATGGTTTGGCAGGTGGTAGGGTGGGTTTTCCTTTGGTATCAAACCTTGGGCAATAGAAGAGCGTTTACCCATCTTCTGCCACAGAAGTAGGAGCCCTTAGAAAGCCCATATAAGTTTCTTATATTTGCACTATTATACGTGGGCTATCACTTTCCCCAAGTAATAAATCTTTGCTATGAATAGTCAATACGAGCCGTTGGATTTGGTCATGTTGGTAGACGATGATGATACAACCAACTTTGTGAATAAGCGATTACTGCTCAAGCTGGGGGTTGCCAAAGAGATTCTGGTTAAGAAGAATGGCGTGGAAGCCTTAGAGTACCTGCGCGAGGCAGAAGAGGAAGGTTCTCAGAACCCATACCCAGACATGATCTTCTTGGACCTTAAAATGCCCGTAATGGACGGTTTTAAGTTCCTAGATGAATACCACAAGCAAGAGCGCCGCAAAGGCATGATTATCTTGATGCTGACGTCTTCGGCTAGTTTCTATGACCTGGAGCGCCTTAAGAACTATGAGCACGTGAAGAAGCATTTCTCTAAAGCGCTTACAGAGAATGACATCAAAGACATCATGTCTCAATACTACAACCGCTAAAAACAAGTGGACTTATAAAAGCAGAAAGCCGGGGAGATGATCCTCGGTTTTCTGCTTTTATAAGGGTGTGTTGAGTCCTTAGGCCTCCTTGTTCAGGGGCCACGTAAAGTGCATGGCCGTGCCTCTGCCATGAGACTCTACCCAAACGGCGCCGTTTTTCTCCTGTACAATCTTCTTGACAATGGCCAGGCCAATGCCCGTGCTGCCCGGGTGGTTGACGTCACTGGTAGTCTCAAACATATTGAAGATCTTCTCCTGGTCCTCAGGTAGGATGCCGGGCCCATCATCTGCCACCACAAACTCCCAACGGCCGGCCTGTTCTTTCGCTGAAATGCTCAGATGCCCCACTTCCTTGTCATGGTATTTGATGGCATTGCTCACCAAGTTGCTGAAGATCTGGCGCAGGTAAATTTCCTCGGCTTCCAATATGGGCAAATCCTTGGCCACCTCTACCGTAAAGGCTGTTGGTATGGCCAGACCAGAAAGCACGCTGTCCAGCAGTTCCTGTACATCAATCTGCTTGAGGGGTATCTGTTGCATGCCCGTTAGCGAATACTCCAGCAC contains the following coding sequences:
- a CDS encoding response regulator: MNSQYEPLDLVMLVDDDDTTNFVNKRLLLKLGVAKEILVKKNGVEALEYLREAEEEGSQNPYPDMIFLDLKMPVMDGFKFLDEYHKQERRKGMIILMLTSSASFYDLERLKNYEHVKKHFSKALTENDIKDIMSQYYNR
- a CDS encoding alkaline phosphatase D family protein, whose amino-acid sequence is MTYMKRPLSRVIWLLLFLAFSCTTIDTDRQTHTLAPANAQTPLVTLALGSCNSTERDQPLWTEILKNNPQLWIWLGDNIYGDTEDMRVLKAKYNQQKQHPDYQNLYQQIPVIGVWDDHDYGRNNAGKEYPFKVQSARLFWDFLDEPAKSPNRKHKGVYSSHTYGPVGKQVKVLLLDGRYNRDSLMGQEPKYGENKKGDLLGEAQWRWLERELRNSKAQFHLIGTGLQIIPNDHGYERWGNFPKARTRLFNLIAKTKAANVILLSGDRHFAEISRMTWPGVPYPIFEFTSSGLTHSWMSGFVHEENQYRVGQMHDKLNFGVLRFHWDQTPYQVDFEIRGKNNRLHQKTQVRYARSTTLNKKKPPLKKK
- a CDS encoding outer membrane beta-barrel protein, whose amino-acid sequence is MKRIFLLAFLSCLSLVAFTQNLGNKFISGSLHYSSIETDMSNGSSQAFYPETTTFTFSPKVGFFVKPQWALGVGVSYGYKNEFSNQLYYYNSNSPTTTEKITHSFSLAPFTRYYLPMGTKVAFFGQATASYTTGSIKYRTTDASPAETDLNGLHVYVTPGLVFFPSSKVGIECTFGEIGYQNTKSESVHAPKSTYTTKGFTSKLGLEGLSLGVSLYIGRASTEE